Proteins encoded by one window of Polyangiaceae bacterium:
- a CDS encoding SBBP repeat-containing protein yields MRWTLGLGLGLLWIAACGSDDGTNDRQGNNGGSNGSSGATGGGGAGGSSGAASVGGGSSGGSGAGGSSGSSGSAGSSGSAGSSGSAGSSGSAGSSGSGGVADAGTDANVGGVGGVGGAVDGGCEVVSVGTTSSLWTHTFGTSVNDRAADVTTNVSDDVFIVGYTSGALGTADPPGDDAFVQKRDSSGNVLWTEQFGTFASDYASTVRMDIQSNIIVGGTTSGGLEGANQGAFDGFLRKFKDGTTGPELVWTHQFGTDKDEYVHAVATDILDNVVMTGRTLGDLAGTSAGDADVYVRKLFSNGSEAWTVQFGTPGIEQGMGVGTDQLGAVYVAGYTTGDLGGPNAGGWDGFLRKLDAVTGAVVWTRQWGGTGDDAAWSLSVDLAGNAYVGGWVSDVCQHSGADGFVAAYDKDGNLRWTHQVGGAAFNQVLTAAIGPQSRLAIGGTRIGSSGNLEAFARLLDATGKPLWSMDTYATAAEEYTNGVWLDLQGNLLTVGHDQTNGNNEAFVTKLAP; encoded by the coding sequence ATGCGATGGACCTTGGGGCTGGGATTGGGACTCTTGTGGATTGCTGCGTGTGGTTCCGATGACGGGACGAATGATCGCCAAGGCAACAACGGCGGCTCCAACGGGAGCAGCGGGGCAACCGGCGGAGGCGGCGCCGGCGGAAGCTCAGGGGCCGCAAGTGTTGGCGGAGGGTCGAGCGGTGGAAGCGGTGCCGGGGGAAGCTCCGGGTCGAGCGGCAGTGCAGGCAGCAGCGGCAGTGCAGGCAGCAGCGGCAGTGCAGGCAGCAGCGGCAGTGCAGGCAGCAGCGGCAGCGGTGGTGTGGCTGACGCGGGAACCGACGCGAACGTCGGGGGGGTTGGAGGCGTCGGGGGTGCGGTGGACGGCGGCTGCGAAGTAGTCAGCGTCGGCACGACGAGCAGCTTGTGGACGCACACCTTTGGTACGTCAGTGAATGACCGCGCTGCGGACGTCACGACCAATGTTTCCGATGATGTCTTTATCGTGGGCTACACGTCGGGCGCCCTCGGAACCGCCGATCCACCGGGTGACGATGCGTTCGTCCAGAAGCGCGACTCCTCTGGGAACGTCTTGTGGACCGAGCAGTTTGGTACCTTCGCCTCGGACTACGCCAGCACGGTGCGGATGGACATCCAGTCCAACATCATCGTTGGGGGGACGACATCCGGCGGTCTGGAAGGCGCGAATCAAGGCGCCTTCGACGGGTTCCTACGCAAGTTCAAAGATGGCACTACGGGTCCAGAGTTGGTGTGGACGCATCAGTTCGGCACTGACAAGGACGAGTACGTGCACGCGGTGGCGACGGACATTTTGGACAACGTCGTCATGACGGGGCGCACTCTCGGAGACCTGGCCGGAACCTCCGCTGGTGATGCGGATGTTTACGTGCGGAAATTATTCTCGAACGGCTCAGAGGCCTGGACGGTGCAGTTCGGCACCCCAGGGATCGAGCAGGGCATGGGTGTTGGCACCGACCAGCTTGGTGCTGTGTATGTCGCGGGGTACACCACCGGCGATCTGGGAGGGCCCAACGCTGGCGGCTGGGATGGCTTCTTGCGCAAGCTCGACGCGGTCACCGGAGCGGTGGTCTGGACCCGGCAGTGGGGTGGTACCGGGGATGATGCTGCCTGGTCACTGAGTGTCGACCTCGCGGGCAACGCGTACGTTGGTGGTTGGGTGTCCGATGTCTGTCAGCACTCCGGAGCCGACGGCTTCGTCGCGGCCTACGACAAGGACGGGAACTTGAGGTGGACCCACCAGGTCGGTGGAGCGGCCTTCAACCAGGTGCTGACCGCGGCGATCGGCCCGCAAAGCAGACTCGCGATCGGTGGCACGCGGATCGGGTCTAGCGGCAACCTGGAAGCGTTCGCGCGGTTACTTGATGCGACAGGGAAGCCGCTTTGGTCGATGGACACGTATGCCACTGCAGCTGAGGAATACACGAACGGCGTCTGGCTCGACCTGCAGGGCAACCTCTTGACGGTCGGGCACGACCAAACGAATGGAAACAACGAGGCGTTCGTCACAAAGCTCGCGCCGTAA
- a CDS encoding PD40 domain-containing protein, with product MRVLLSLACAVLALCVALPARAGDPYLRWRTIETPHFRVHYPVGLDEVAQRTASLGESIHSRLSPQLGWQPKEVTHIVLTDDTDASNGSASVRPYNTIRLFVSAPDDMSVLGDYDDWMLMLLTHEHTHILHIDNRSGVPELLNGIFGKTYTPNQVQPRWILEGLAVALESQHTGAGRRRSSLFNMMLRADVLEDNFARIDQISSIPRRWPGGNLWYLYGGYFIGWILDTYGTETYATVSADYGANIIPWGINRSIKKATGKTYVELYKGWHSHLEREYQAVVAEVKRRGRREGVRLTHHGRTVTYPREAPRCFREASDAQGTELIYFADDGDQPGGIYRLRLDAKNKPVGEPKLVARSGSPNGISFDGDCAMVFDDAGRSRRDYIYNDLFAQPAGTTSPRGLSPSRQRWTVGRRARGPDVSPDGRRVVYVTNHKGTTTLRIADVKAGFPTEQDSKLENQRALVRNRKYEQAFTPRFSPDGKRVAYSVWTKGGYRDIAIVDLDTRRVTRLMRDRAQDQQPVWSADGKRLFFVSDRTGVANVYAYEVASKRLRMVTNVVMGAYMPQPSADGKSLYYVGYTHEGFDLFVMRLDESRFLEAPAYVDGRPDPPPEPLRSRYPVTNYQPLDSIGPRSYLAEYGPGSFGQSLTVSTSGSDAVGLHAFNLFITVDTEQGEPSVSAAYAYRGLEPTLSVSAYRRAVPRGGFRYGGEDITVTEHITGLTSGLTYSLNDVYQAQSISLNYTAATFEQDLRADFEGDPFGPVNRKPYSGFLGLVRLGFSYSNADSTANAISTERGWGLSAALDVGSPETGSESTLTAVTWRGVGYVPVPVLPHHVLAVSASGGTSDGTYPRRGLFSTGGYTDTGPLDAYTSGILQSTFLLRGYEPGAFRGRQFHLLKAEYRFPIAYPEFGISTLPGFLRTLSGALFADYGGAFDTINVDEPFDEMHLGVGGELWIDLVLGYYVRANLKLGYANGLDDENKIEGGQFYFVAQSPF from the coding sequence ATGCGGGTCCTTTTGTCTCTTGCCTGCGCCGTCCTGGCGTTGTGCGTCGCGCTGCCGGCGCGTGCAGGGGATCCGTACCTGCGCTGGCGCACCATCGAGACACCGCACTTTCGCGTGCACTATCCCGTTGGGCTCGACGAAGTCGCTCAGCGCACCGCCAGCCTGGGTGAGTCGATTCACAGCCGCCTCAGCCCGCAGCTCGGTTGGCAGCCAAAAGAGGTCACGCACATCGTGCTGACCGACGACACGGACGCCTCCAACGGCTCCGCGTCGGTGCGGCCGTACAACACGATCCGTCTGTTCGTTTCCGCGCCGGACGATATGAGCGTGCTCGGCGACTACGACGATTGGATGCTCATGCTGCTCACCCATGAGCACACGCACATCCTGCATATCGACAACCGCTCGGGCGTTCCCGAGCTGCTGAACGGGATCTTCGGCAAGACCTACACGCCCAACCAGGTTCAGCCCCGCTGGATCCTCGAAGGCTTGGCAGTCGCGCTCGAGAGCCAGCACACCGGCGCAGGGCGGCGGCGGTCGAGCCTCTTCAACATGATGCTGCGCGCCGACGTGCTGGAGGACAACTTCGCCCGCATCGATCAAATCAGCAGCATCCCCAGGCGCTGGCCTGGAGGCAACCTCTGGTACCTGTACGGTGGCTACTTCATCGGCTGGATTCTCGACACCTACGGCACCGAGACCTATGCCACCGTGTCCGCCGACTACGGCGCAAACATTATTCCCTGGGGAATCAATCGTTCAATCAAGAAAGCCACCGGCAAGACCTACGTCGAGCTCTACAAGGGCTGGCACAGCCATCTGGAGCGCGAGTATCAGGCGGTCGTTGCCGAGGTGAAGCGCCGGGGCCGCCGGGAGGGCGTTCGGCTGACCCACCACGGTCGCACGGTGACCTACCCGCGCGAGGCCCCCAGATGTTTCCGCGAGGCATCTGATGCCCAAGGCACGGAGCTGATATACTTCGCAGACGACGGCGACCAACCCGGGGGCATCTATCGGCTGCGCCTCGACGCGAAGAACAAGCCCGTCGGTGAACCAAAGCTGGTCGCGCGCTCCGGCTCTCCGAACGGCATCAGCTTCGACGGCGACTGCGCGATGGTGTTCGACGACGCGGGGCGCTCCCGGCGAGACTACATCTACAACGACCTATTCGCGCAGCCCGCGGGCACCACGAGCCCACGCGGCCTCTCACCCTCGCGGCAACGCTGGACAGTCGGGCGGCGCGCCCGGGGCCCCGATGTCAGCCCCGATGGCCGCCGCGTCGTCTACGTGACGAACCACAAGGGCACCACCACGCTGCGCATCGCGGACGTCAAAGCCGGCTTCCCCACGGAACAAGACTCAAAGCTCGAAAACCAGCGCGCCCTGGTGAGAAACCGCAAGTACGAGCAAGCCTTCACCCCGCGCTTTTCTCCCGACGGCAAACGCGTGGCGTACAGCGTCTGGACCAAGGGCGGCTACCGTGACATCGCCATCGTCGACCTCGACACGCGGCGGGTGACGCGGCTGATGCGCGATCGCGCGCAAGATCAGCAGCCGGTGTGGTCCGCCGATGGAAAGCGGCTGTTCTTCGTCTCCGACCGCACCGGGGTGGCGAACGTTTACGCCTACGAAGTCGCGAGCAAGCGCCTGAGGATGGTCACCAACGTGGTGATGGGCGCCTACATGCCGCAGCCATCGGCCGACGGGAAATCACTGTATTACGTCGGCTACACCCATGAAGGGTTCGACCTCTTCGTGATGCGACTCGACGAATCGCGTTTCCTCGAGGCACCTGCCTACGTAGACGGCCGACCGGATCCGCCGCCTGAGCCGCTGCGTAGTCGCTACCCAGTCACGAACTACCAGCCACTCGACTCGATCGGCCCTCGATCTTACCTGGCAGAGTACGGCCCGGGCAGCTTCGGCCAATCGCTCACCGTCAGCACCTCGGGAAGCGACGCGGTAGGGCTGCATGCCTTCAACCTGTTCATCACGGTGGACACCGAACAGGGTGAGCCTTCCGTATCTGCAGCCTACGCCTATCGCGGCCTGGAGCCGACTTTGAGCGTCTCAGCGTATCGTCGCGCAGTGCCCCGGGGAGGATTTCGGTACGGGGGTGAGGACATCACCGTCACCGAACACATCACCGGCCTCACCTCAGGCCTGACCTACTCGCTGAACGACGTCTATCAGGCACAGAGCATCTCGTTGAACTACACCGCGGCGACCTTCGAACAGGACCTACGAGCCGACTTCGAAGGCGACCCGTTTGGTCCCGTGAATCGCAAGCCGTACAGCGGCTTCCTTGGCCTCGTGCGCCTCGGCTTCTCGTACTCGAACGCGGACAGCACTGCGAACGCGATCAGCACCGAGCGAGGTTGGGGGCTGTCAGCTGCGCTTGACGTCGGCTCACCAGAGACAGGCAGCGAGAGCACACTAACCGCGGTCACCTGGCGTGGCGTGGGCTACGTCCCGGTCCCGGTGCTGCCGCATCACGTGTTGGCAGTGTCAGCCAGCGGTGGCACCTCCGACGGTACCTACCCGCGACGCGGCCTGTTCTCAACCGGCGGGTACACCGACACCGGGCCACTTGACGCCTACACGAGCGGCATCTTGCAATCGACGTTCTTGCTCCGCGGATACGAACCAGGCGCATTCAGAGGTCGCCAGTTTCACCTGTTGAAGGCGGAGTATCGTTTCCCCATCGCCTACCCAGAGTTCGGCATCAGCACGCTGCCGGGCTTCCTGCGCACCCTGAGCGGCGCGCTCTTCGCTGATTATGGTGGTGCATTCGACACCATCAACGTCGACGAACCCTTCGATGAGATGCACCTCGGCGTCGGTGGAGAGCTGTGGATCGATCTGGTCCTCGGCTACTACGTGCGCGCCAACCTCAAGCTGGGCTACGCGAACGGTCTCGACGACGAGAACAAGATTGAAGGCGGGCAGTTCTATTTCGTCGCCCAGAGCCCGTTCTAG
- a CDS encoding STAS/SEC14 domain-containing protein, with amino-acid sequence MERGVVLLEHPVARVTMTTVRGVEVLRLEGKMFPTAQQVGDFMLQYTLLIREHAPARVVTDLRQFSGAPLSVHLEYAKFLGRVRHHVSRAAVFGLRPSTGALVRMVLRLAGRHDMLIADSEAQALDWVIQSPVEETG; translated from the coding sequence ATGGAAAGAGGCGTTGTACTGTTGGAGCACCCGGTCGCTCGCGTCACCATGACGACCGTGCGGGGCGTGGAAGTGCTGCGTCTGGAAGGGAAGATGTTCCCCACGGCCCAGCAGGTCGGGGACTTCATGCTCCAGTACACGCTGCTCATCCGCGAGCATGCTCCCGCGCGCGTCGTCACTGACCTGCGTCAGTTCTCGGGCGCGCCGCTCAGCGTGCACCTCGAATACGCCAAGTTCCTCGGACGCGTGCGTCACCACGTGAGTCGCGCCGCGGTGTTTGGGCTGCGGCCGAGTACGGGCGCGTTGGTGCGCATGGTGCTGCGCCTCGCTGGGCGTCACGACATGTTGATCGCCGACAGCGAGGCGCAAGCCCTCGACTGGGTCATCCAGAGCCCAGTCGAAGAGACGGGTTGA
- a CDS encoding STAS/SEC14 domain-containing protein, with the protein MGETKLLLDHRVALVHERTYGAMSVLWLEYRAYPDREELLDFAERYVQVLQRYAPARVVSDLRQFVDAPLSARWEYANAIRHFRRHVRRAAMFGMQPRAEAIIRVILRVSRRTDLRVMSGPDEALEWVLQE; encoded by the coding sequence ATGGGGGAGACCAAGCTGCTCTTGGACCACCGAGTGGCGTTGGTGCACGAGCGCACCTACGGCGCGATGTCCGTGCTGTGGCTGGAGTACCGCGCGTACCCGGATCGCGAAGAGCTGTTGGACTTTGCGGAGCGCTATGTACAGGTCCTCCAGCGCTACGCGCCCGCGCGAGTCGTTAGCGATTTACGCCAGTTCGTGGATGCTCCGCTGAGTGCGCGCTGGGAGTACGCCAACGCCATCCGCCATTTTCGCAGGCACGTGCGGCGGGCCGCGATGTTCGGGATGCAGCCAAGGGCGGAAGCCATCATTCGCGTCATCCTCCGGGTCTCCCGACGCACTGACCTACGCGTCATGAGCGGCCCTGATGAAGCCCTCGAGTGGGTGCTCCAGGAGTGA
- a CDS encoding PilZ domain-containing protein, whose protein sequence is MSDPVSGARSARENLAQGLAALQAPGVPPHLMNVAEPIAKAMSALHQIEASGGAAAPQHAPVALEAVRGALAQLQGADGVHPAVTQAMEAVASSLGLVHSLNQAPPQAAFQAAPAAAAPAPQGLGSTVAIDGPSTQPSQGVGSTVPIGSNTQATGSTLELPPIDGAPPGIPRPTPQAAPQAYAQPQAAPQQQAYAQPAPQAQPQYQQPAPQYQQPPQQQAPQYQQPPQQQAPQYQQPPQQAPQYQQPPQQAPQYQQPPQQAPQYQQPPQQAPQYQQPPQQQQPQAAPAAYAQPQQAAPPAQPAPQARPPAAGPPAFGDVLRLEAALGANSQTNFYKGLSGNDVIDDGGIFIATYQIPDMGQPLMLKVSMPGGYEFEAKAIVRWTREAPNSGADAPPGFGAAFTEITPEGRQLVYRYVRNREPLFHDDF, encoded by the coding sequence ATGAGCGACCCCGTTAGTGGAGCACGCAGCGCCCGGGAGAATCTGGCGCAGGGCTTGGCCGCACTTCAGGCACCTGGTGTTCCGCCCCACTTGATGAACGTAGCCGAACCCATCGCGAAAGCGATGAGCGCGCTGCATCAGATCGAAGCTTCGGGCGGCGCCGCCGCTCCCCAACATGCGCCCGTTGCGCTGGAGGCCGTGCGCGGTGCGCTCGCTCAGCTGCAAGGCGCTGATGGCGTGCACCCCGCAGTCACCCAGGCGATGGAAGCGGTTGCGAGTTCCCTGGGTCTCGTCCACTCGTTGAACCAAGCGCCACCACAGGCTGCATTCCAGGCGGCTCCCGCTGCGGCGGCTCCGGCTCCCCAAGGCCTTGGCAGCACCGTAGCGATCGATGGGCCAAGCACGCAGCCGTCTCAAGGAGTCGGCAGCACCGTGCCGATCGGTTCCAACACGCAAGCCACTGGCAGCACACTCGAGCTGCCCCCGATAGATGGTGCTCCCCCGGGGATCCCACGCCCAACGCCTCAAGCTGCGCCTCAGGCCTATGCGCAGCCTCAGGCCGCGCCACAACAGCAGGCCTACGCGCAGCCAGCACCACAGGCGCAGCCGCAGTACCAGCAGCCCGCGCCGCAGTATCAGCAGCCACCGCAACAGCAGGCGCCGCAGTATCAGCAGCCACCTCAACAGCAGGCGCCGCAGTATCAACAGCCACCGCAGCAAGCGCCGCAGTATCAGCAGCCACCGCAGCAAGCGCCGCAGTACCAGCAGCCGCCACAGCAAGCGCCGCAGTACCAGCAGCCGCCCCAGCAAGCGCCGCAGTATCAGCAGCCGCCGCAGCAGCAACAGCCACAAGCCGCGCCTGCTGCCTACGCGCAACCCCAGCAAGCGGCACCTCCCGCGCAGCCAGCGCCTCAGGCTCGTCCGCCCGCTGCGGGTCCACCGGCCTTCGGTGACGTGCTGCGCCTGGAAGCAGCGCTTGGCGCAAACAGTCAGACCAACTTCTACAAGGGTCTGAGCGGCAACGACGTGATCGACGACGGCGGGATCTTCATCGCCACCTATCAAATCCCGGACATGGGTCAGCCGCTGATGCTCAAGGTATCCATGCCCGGTGGTTACGAGTTCGAAGCCAAGGCCATCGTGCGCTGGACTCGTGAGGCGCCCAACTCAGGCGCCGACGCACCGCCCGGGTTTGGCGCGGCCTTCACCGAGATCACTCCAGAGGGCCGGCAGCTCGTGTATCGCTACGTCCGCAACCGTGAGCCGTTGTTCCACGACGACTTCTAA
- a CDS encoding peptidoglycan DD-metalloendopeptidase family protein encodes MRVRIAFSLLFLSVGAVALAAPSTPDPVGTLGDPIDVPAAPAAGYAPPPPGYAYANPGQRAAAPAGQPDFEALLAQLNREEKATEKALNDLAAEAENARRRTIARGRAYVRKSRAGLLPVGGGFDELVNHASRLERLRRALERDVSAEKALTKQRSKLSKRLADLRARKGPLEAQARITSQQRAALLAQQDRATAFERAFSNSVGSWDNTAIYGADPGSPGAGPSPEAAAFGALKGRLPFPLPGRANVRKASRGGGGPGLEMTAPKGAPVRAVYKGRVAFADEYPDYGRTVILEHGGGYYTVSAGLDSFAVKVGDDVSSGDRLGTVGDDGRGSMLYFEVRDGADPLQPSEWFGLE; translated from the coding sequence GTGAGAGTTCGAATCGCCTTCAGCCTGTTGTTCTTGTCGGTTGGAGCCGTGGCCTTGGCCGCGCCTTCAACGCCGGATCCCGTCGGCACGCTGGGCGATCCCATTGATGTGCCTGCGGCGCCTGCGGCAGGCTACGCGCCACCGCCCCCCGGCTATGCTTATGCAAACCCGGGTCAGCGGGCTGCAGCTCCAGCTGGGCAACCGGACTTCGAGGCGCTGCTCGCTCAACTAAACCGCGAGGAAAAGGCGACCGAGAAGGCGCTGAATGACCTCGCAGCGGAGGCGGAGAACGCGCGGCGCCGTACCATCGCGCGCGGCCGCGCTTACGTGCGCAAGTCCCGCGCTGGCTTGCTCCCCGTCGGCGGTGGCTTTGATGAGCTGGTGAATCATGCGTCCCGCCTCGAGCGGCTGCGCCGCGCTTTGGAGCGTGATGTGAGCGCCGAAAAGGCACTCACGAAGCAGCGCTCCAAGCTGAGCAAGCGTCTGGCTGATCTGCGAGCTCGCAAGGGGCCCCTCGAAGCTCAAGCCCGCATCACCTCCCAGCAGCGGGCAGCGCTCCTCGCGCAGCAAGACCGCGCAACCGCCTTCGAGCGCGCCTTCTCCAACAGCGTCGGCTCTTGGGACAACACGGCGATCTACGGAGCCGATCCCGGCTCACCTGGCGCCGGACCTAGCCCTGAGGCGGCGGCGTTTGGTGCCCTCAAGGGTCGTCTGCCGTTCCCGCTGCCTGGTCGCGCGAATGTGCGCAAGGCGAGTCGCGGGGGTGGCGGTCCTGGCCTCGAGATGACAGCGCCAAAGGGCGCGCCGGTACGTGCGGTGTACAAGGGCCGAGTGGCGTTTGCCGATGAGTACCCGGACTACGGACGCACGGTCATCCTGGAGCACGGAGGAGGCTACTACACCGTTTCCGCGGGGTTAGATAGCTTTGCCGTCAAGGTCGGAGACGACGTGAGTTCCGGGGATCGCCTGGGCACGGTGGGCGACGACGGCCGAGGTTCGATGCTCTACTTCGAGGTGCGTGACGGCGCGGACCCCTTGCAGCCGAGCGAGTGGTTCGGCCTGGAGTAG
- a CDS encoding nucleotidyl transferase AbiEii/AbiGii toxin family protein — MTTRRSPRDVIPKTVADALPPGRYWFVIGEQAVRCFAPYRPSNDVDFGVVTARNLTQLLNHLKKHGKAQVLERDEGTVHLRFNGVDVSIFVLRDLEPYVADNALDVTGVLATKTHALLDRGLRRDFFDLYVMLQLHSMGLADCLRALRDVYRTEVNDGLVLRALCYFEDAERGPVLPGEGKDDWTHVKEFFQRAVAALIVPPIKPLAIQARVVDSSPAKPRRKRG; from the coding sequence ATGACCACTCGCCGTTCTCCCAGAGACGTCATCCCCAAGACCGTGGCCGACGCGCTACCACCTGGGCGCTACTGGTTCGTGATCGGCGAACAGGCGGTGCGTTGCTTCGCCCCGTACCGACCGAGCAACGATGTCGACTTCGGAGTTGTTACCGCAAGGAACCTCACACAGCTCCTGAACCACCTAAAAAAGCACGGCAAAGCGCAGGTCCTCGAACGAGACGAAGGTACCGTTCACTTACGCTTCAACGGAGTTGACGTATCGATCTTCGTGCTTCGAGATCTCGAGCCGTACGTCGCAGACAACGCTCTCGACGTCACCGGTGTGCTCGCGACGAAGACCCACGCCTTGCTCGATCGTGGACTCCGTCGCGACTTCTTCGATCTATACGTGATGCTTCAACTGCACTCCATGGGTCTGGCGGACTGCCTTAGAGCCCTGCGTGATGTATACCGCACGGAAGTGAATGACGGCTTGGTGCTGCGCGCGCTATGCTACTTCGAGGACGCGGAGCGAGGTCCTGTGTTGCCTGGCGAAGGAAAGGACGACTGGACTCATGTGAAGGAGTTCTTTCAGCGCGCCGTCGCCGCGCTGATCGTGCCTCCCATCAAGCCCCTGGCGATCCAAGCACGAGTCGTCGACTCGAGCCCCGCGAAGCCACGGAGAAAGCGCGGCTGA
- a CDS encoding ABC transporter permease has translation MTSLQRAWRGGKNDWRLHLLSIFSVAVAFVTLASALLVVVNVDGLRDRWARAGRASVYFRVETTPSQVRAIEDAVRAAPGVTDVRYVSSDEARREVIGRGDKVLSDLPSAAFPASLEVMVDEGTEGGKLESLANRVQALPQVESVETYQDWTHRLASVLSGGVTASLVLAFVVLGAVVSVVASTIRLALQRRRIEVEVLKLVGATDSYVRRPFVVEGAAQGGIGAFLALIILAVLYGIVRQNLSGELTTLVGMQPVFLPWTFMLAMVSLGSALGAVAAWGSLRKLLVV, from the coding sequence ATGACGTCGCTACAGCGAGCATGGCGGGGCGGTAAGAACGACTGGCGGCTGCACCTGCTCAGCATCTTCTCGGTTGCGGTGGCGTTCGTCACGCTGGCTTCGGCGCTGCTCGTCGTGGTCAACGTGGACGGACTGCGGGACCGCTGGGCGCGCGCTGGGCGAGCCAGCGTTTACTTCCGGGTGGAAACGACTCCGTCCCAGGTGCGCGCGATCGAAGACGCCGTGCGCGCCGCTCCTGGAGTCACGGATGTGCGCTACGTCTCTAGCGACGAGGCGCGTCGCGAGGTCATCGGCCGCGGCGACAAGGTGCTCTCGGATCTACCGTCCGCCGCCTTCCCCGCCTCTCTCGAGGTGATGGTCGATGAAGGCACTGAAGGCGGCAAGCTCGAGTCGCTGGCGAACCGTGTGCAAGCGCTGCCTCAAGTCGAGAGCGTGGAGACCTATCAAGACTGGACTCACCGCCTGGCTTCGGTGCTGAGCGGCGGTGTCACCGCGAGCCTCGTCTTGGCCTTCGTGGTGCTTGGAGCGGTGGTTAGCGTCGTGGCTTCGACAATCCGCCTGGCGCTACAGCGGCGCCGCATCGAAGTGGAAGTCTTGAAGCTGGTGGGCGCGACCGACAGTTACGTGCGCCGACCCTTCGTCGTGGAAGGAGCCGCCCAAGGCGGGATAGGCGCCTTCCTGGCGCTGATCATACTCGCGGTTCTTTACGGAATCGTCAGACAGAACTTGAGCGGCGAGCTTACGACACTCGTGGGTATGCAGCCCGTGTTCCTACCGTGGACGTTCATGTTGGCCATGGTGTCGCTCGGCTCGGCGCTGGGTGCGGTGGCGGCATGGGGCAGTCTGCGCAAGCTCCTGGTCGTGTGA
- the ftsE gene encoding cell division ATP-binding protein FtsE, translating into MLRAGNRFDPEAANRPILSFENVHKAYRSDAPVLRGMNLAIERGEFVFFTGPSGAGKSTLLRLLYAAETVDSGRILFMGREVGRLRPESIPFLRRNIGVVFQDFKLVNNWSVSENVAMPLEVLGLPERLIRTRIGEALERVGLGGRGSDLAATLSGGEQQRVAVARAIVGEPALVLADEPTGNLDPQLAVDILGLFEDIHSTGVTVLFATHDRSLLDIRPRRVVVLQDGKAIDAPNGLEGDLDDDFQLSVA; encoded by the coding sequence ATGCTTCGCGCGGGCAATCGTTTCGACCCCGAAGCGGCGAATCGACCGATTCTAAGCTTCGAAAACGTACACAAAGCCTATCGCTCGGACGCTCCAGTGCTCCGCGGCATGAACCTCGCCATCGAGCGCGGTGAGTTCGTCTTCTTCACCGGGCCCTCGGGTGCCGGCAAGAGCACGCTGCTCCGGCTGCTGTACGCGGCGGAGACAGTGGACTCCGGCCGCATCCTGTTCATGGGGCGCGAAGTCGGTAGGCTGCGACCCGAGTCGATTCCGTTCCTACGTCGAAACATCGGCGTGGTCTTCCAAGACTTCAAGTTGGTCAACAACTGGAGTGTCTCCGAGAACGTCGCCATGCCCCTCGAGGTGCTCGGCCTTCCGGAGCGCCTCATTCGCACACGTATCGGCGAAGCGCTCGAGCGAGTGGGTTTGGGGGGGAGAGGGAGCGACCTCGCGGCGACCTTGAGCGGCGGAGAGCAGCAGCGCGTTGCCGTGGCGCGCGCGATCGTCGGTGAGCCGGCGCTGGTCCTGGCGGATGAACCGACCGGCAACCTGGACCCGCAGCTGGCGGTGGACATCCTGGGTCTGTTCGAGGACATCCACTCGACTGGCGTGACGGTGCTGTTTGCCACCCACGACCGCTCGTTGCTCGACATTCGTCCCCGGCGCGTCGTGGTGCTGCAGGACGGCAAAGCCATCGACGCTCCGAACGGGCTCGAAGGCGATTTGGACGACGACTTTCAGCTATCCGTGGCCTGA